The sequence CCGCAGTCACCTCTTCCACCGCCGCTACATCGCTCTTTCACCTCCTCGATCGCAATCAAACTAATCCCTCCTCTAAATCCCAACGCATCGGCCTTTCCCCCTGAACACTTTCACCTTCATATCATGGAAGTGGAAGTGAAATTGCGTCTTCCAGATTCAACTAATTTCGCCCGCCTCAATTCCATTCTTTCCCCATTtcatctcaaaaccctaaaccAGCACAACCTCTTCTTCGATTCTGATTCCGCCACTCTTTCCTCCCAACGAGCTGTCCTTCGCTGCCGTTTCTTTAACCAAGACTCGCGTTGCGTTCTCTCCCTCAAGGCCAAGCCTGTTCTCATCAATGGGGTGAGCCgagttgaagaagatgaagaggatgtCGATCCATTGATTGGTCGTGAATGCGTGGCTGATCCATCAAAGTTAAGTTCGATTGAATCGAGGATTTTGAATAGGTGCAAAGAAGAGTATGGAATTGGGGGTGAAATGAAATTTGTGTGTTTAGGTGGGTTTGAGAATGTAAGAGAAGTTTATGAGTGGAGAGGGTTGAAGCTGGAAGTGGATGAAACGAAGTATAGCTTTGGGGTTTGTTATGAGTTGGAGTGTGAGACTTCTGATCCTGAAACGGTCAAGAAAGAGCTTGAGGAGTTTCTAAAGGAGAATGAAATCGATTATAAATACTCAGAAATGTCAAAGTTTGCAGTTTTTCGATCTGGCAAGCTGCCTCAGTaagttaattttctttttaattatgttttgtGGATGTGGTGAAATTTGATTGTGGGAACAAGGATTTGATAGCAATATTAAGTAAATGGCTAATAATTAGTGCTCTTTCATTGTTGCATAACTACTGTTGCTCCCGGAGTTGTCAAACCTTGTAGTATTAACACTTCAGATTGGTATTTTGGACTGGTATTTGAGTTAATGTGTTGCATATTCTTGGTTGAATTTAGATTCTCTATTCTAATGACAGATCTAGCATAGTGTAGTTTTGTTCAGGAATCAGCATTAACAACTCTGAGATTATTGTTTTCTATATTAGCTTGGGGCGTCACCCTGCTTTTAGAGAATTAAATCTCAAGAGCTCTGTTCATggaaaacattttattttccCATTGTTAGCATTTTGTACCATTGGGAAGTTGCTTTATAATATCACCATAGATTCTAACTCACTTTGATGGTAATTAAGAAGTTAATTCATAATTTAGGTGTGATGCATTCAGAAGTGATACTGATTCCAAATTACTGCAAGTTTAAAACCCTACTATCAACTGAGGAATGGTAGTAAAGTAAGTAATGCACTGTGCAACTTAGGAATGGTAGTAAAGTAATAAACATGCTTTTGCTGTTCTTGAAATAAAAGTATTTCTTAGAAAGACATTCTTTCAGAAATGGGGGTAATATAAGGTTTAGGTATTAAAAAGAAGTTGAACAATCATTGTATAAGACCATTTATTTCTCTCAATTTACCATAGTTAAAACCCTATTCTCTTGAAACTGCCTTCCAACAATTGTAAAACCCTAATATCGTGCTTCCTCTCTCATTCTTTATCTTTCCTTCCTACCTACTCCCTCCGATGTATCTACGGCTATATGCATTTTTGGTGCTCTCCGTCCCCTATCCTGTGATGCCAACTCCGCATCCTTCGGGGTTTTTTTTCACGCTTCTTTGCCACTCAAACCTGGATTTCCTCACTTCTTCCCTCTAAGTATCTAAGTGAGTCTTATATTGCTGGAACCAAATTCCTGAAATGCTTGTGGTTGTAAAGAATTTGAAAGGTACTACTCCCAGAGATGAGATTATTGATACCTATGTCAAGACCCTTGCCATAGTTGTTGGCAAGTATGgatgtttaaagttttaaagttgtatttaggcctaatacatcatcaGCTCCCCCAAGTTACCCAAAAAATGCAACTGACCCCTGAACTTCAAAACGTTACAAATAACCCTTCAAATGCCAAGTGGCAGCGCATGATTGGAACTTCAAAACGTTACAACTAACCACCACCTGCTATCACACGCTGCCACGTCGcatttgaggggttatttgtaATGTT comes from Euphorbia lathyris chromosome 8, ddEupLath1.1, whole genome shotgun sequence and encodes:
- the LOC136203521 gene encoding triphosphate tunnel metalloenzyme 3, which produces MEVEVKLRLPDSTNFARLNSILSPFHLKTLNQHNLFFDSDSATLSSQRAVLRCRFFNQDSRCVLSLKAKPVLINGVSRVEEDEEDVDPLIGRECVADPSKLSSIESRILNRCKEEYGIGGEMKFVCLGGFENVREVYEWRGLKLEVDETKYSFGVCYELECETSDPETVKKELEEFLKENEIDYKYSEMSKFAVFRSGKLPQ